A single window of [Clostridium] hylemonae DSM 15053 DNA harbors:
- a CDS encoding YicC/YloC family endoribonuclease yields MIKSMTGFGRCEIMEGERRFTVEMKGVNHRYLDVNIRMPKKLNFFETSIRSLLKKSILRGKVDLFITYEDSSENQVALKYNETLAGEYLTYLRQMEETFSLENDIRVSTLSRYPEVITMEEQAVDEEELWNGLRQALDGAVKQFVETRTLEGGNLKNDIIGKLDGMLELVAYIEERSPEIVAEYRQKLEEKVRELLEDTQMDEGRIAAEVVIFADKICTDEEVVRLRSHIEHMKETLKSEEAGIGRKLDFIAQEMNREANTILSKANDLEVSNRAIDLKTEIEKVREQIQNIE; encoded by the coding sequence ATGATTAAGAGTATGACAGGTTTCGGACGCTGTGAGATTATGGAAGGTGAGCGCAGGTTCACCGTTGAGATGAAAGGTGTAAACCACCGTTATCTGGATGTGAATATCCGGATGCCGAAGAAACTGAACTTTTTTGAGACTTCCATCCGCAGCCTGCTCAAGAAGTCCATACTGAGGGGCAAGGTAGACCTGTTTATCACATATGAGGATTCTTCCGAAAACCAGGTGGCTTTGAAGTATAACGAGACGCTGGCAGGGGAGTACCTTACGTATCTCAGACAGATGGAGGAGACCTTTTCACTGGAGAATGACATCCGTGTATCTACGTTATCACGCTATCCGGAAGTGATCACAATGGAGGAGCAGGCCGTCGATGAAGAAGAACTGTGGAACGGGCTCAGGCAGGCGCTTGACGGCGCCGTAAAGCAGTTTGTGGAGACACGTACGCTGGAAGGCGGGAACTTAAAGAACGATATTATCGGCAAGCTGGATGGAATGCTGGAGCTTGTCGCATACATAGAAGAACGCTCTCCCGAGATCGTGGCGGAATACCGACAGAAGCTGGAAGAAAAAGTCCGGGAGCTTCTCGAGGACACCCAGATGGACGAAGGCCGCATAGCGGCTGAAGTCGTGATATTCGCGGATAAGATCTGTACGGACGAAGAGGTCGTAAGGCTTAGAAGTCATATTGAACACATGAAGGAGACGCTGAAGTCTGAGGAGGCTGGGATAGGACGCAAGCTCGACTTTATCGCCCAGGAGATGAACCGTGAGGCGAATACGATCCTTTCCAAGGCCAATGACCTGGAAGTTTCCAACCGGGCCATAGATTTGAAGACAGAGATAGAAAAAGTCCGTGAGCAGATTCAGAATATCGAGTAG
- the gmk gene encoding guanylate kinase, translated as MNKKGILTVVSGFSGAGKGTIMKELLKKYDNYALSVSATTRAPRPGETDGREYFFKTKEEFEKMIAQDELIEYASYVNNYYGTPKAYVEEQLEAGKDVILEIEIQGALKVKEKMPDTLLLFITPPSVEELRKRLVGRGTETMEVIESRLKRAGEEAEGMDRYDYLIVNDKLDICVEDVHEIIRGEHLRSFRNAEFIEHMKAELKGE; from the coding sequence ATGAATAAGAAAGGAATTCTTACCGTTGTATCTGGTTTTTCCGGCGCCGGGAAGGGAACGATCATGAAGGAACTGCTGAAGAAATATGACAACTATGCGCTGTCTGTCTCAGCGACTACGAGAGCGCCGCGGCCGGGTGAAACTGACGGCCGGGAATATTTCTTCAAAACAAAAGAAGAATTTGAAAAAATGATTGCACAAGACGAATTGATAGAGTATGCTAGTTACGTGAATAACTATTATGGAACGCCTAAGGCATATGTAGAAGAGCAGCTTGAAGCCGGAAAGGACGTGATCCTGGAAATTGAGATCCAGGGGGCGCTCAAGGTGAAGGAGAAGATGCCCGACACGCTGCTTTTGTTTATCACGCCGCCGTCCGTGGAAGAGCTCAGGAAACGTCTGGTCGGCAGAGGCACTGAGACGATGGAGGTCATAGAATCCCGTTTGAAACGCGCAGGCGAAGAGGCGGAAGGCATGGACAGATATGACTATCTTATCGTCAATGATAAGCTTGACATATGCGTGGAAGATGTACATGAGATTATCAGAGGGGAACATTTGAGAAGTTTCCGCAATGCAGAATTTATAGAGCATATGAAGGCAGAATTGAAAGGAGAATAG
- the rpoZ gene encoding DNA-directed RNA polymerase subunit omega, whose amino-acid sequence MLHPSYTDLMKVVNKDVEEGETKVVNSRYSIVMATAKRAREIIDGSMPLVHAKDGEKPLSVAIDELNCGKITVVGEEEEQ is encoded by the coding sequence ATGTTACACCCATCTTACACAGATTTAATGAAAGTAGTCAACAAGGATGTAGAGGAAGGCGAGACAAAAGTAGTCAACAGCCGTTATTCTATCGTTATGGCTACCGCAAAGCGGGCAAGGGAGATCATTGACGGTTCTATGCCGCTTGTCCACGCGAAGGACGGCGAGAAGCCGCTTTCCGTTGCGATCGACGAACTGAACTGCGGCAAGATCACAGTTGTCGGTGAAGAGGAAGAACAGTAA